A single region of the Corallococcus caeni genome encodes:
- a CDS encoding chemotaxis protein CheA, translating into MTMDMSRYLGLFISEATEHLEALGRDLVALEREATASTVDSMFRHAHSVKGMASSMGFEPIAMLAHRVEDLVDAVRQDRKLLDRDLVDLLLNAADTLTAQVRAVASNREPEQAEGLLKQLGTRVEALTGHAPATTRVAQVTVLKSSTPGDGGEGAGGGEGPDGASGSGTPGGSAGPASGAGGPGSASGAGASGAGTPGSAAGAGASGAGAPGSASGAGASGAGTPGSGAGASGAGASGAGGAGASGAGASGAGGAGASGAGASGAGAPGSAAGAGAPGGSAASASGASASDGTGGASTPGATGTGAPAGASAAMVSSAQTVMPPATLMPPRDLSGPEALYGAPIARALAAVPEGDPAASVATLATGLKAVASVADGKPGTPRWSVRLRISPTCQVPGVRAFLVHKRLSTLGTLVDLRPPLEELKAGRIPDGYIQVDVETGVGEAGIQTALRNVAEVEVVSVAPSVPEPPPLPVAAPASDAARGATADAGSRTVRVRTELLDYFLDTVGELMLATARLREVGKVLPENTRPALEEGVYRLHTLVKDLHDKVMSARMTPLSLITDRLPRAARDLARRKEREVELVITGAEIELDRAILDELADPLLHLLRNCIDHGLESPEDRLAAKKSARGRVTVTVRRARDRVIIDIEDDGRGMDPAKLKAAALKRGLITEDAAQRMADRDAFLLSCLPGVSTAKDITDISGRGVGMDAVKRVVESVGGTLEIDSERGRGTVFTLRLPLTVAVVHLLLVEVGEEVFGLPIAKVVGATEADPQALSKSRETALLPHGNGLLPVHALEVLLGVPAAPKPGFRPFVVMEGDAGTGKVALAVDRLLGQEEVVLKPLSRPLDLLPGLSGVTILGSGRPVFILDVPRLLTA; encoded by the coding sequence ATGACGATGGACATGTCCCGGTACCTGGGCCTCTTCATCTCGGAGGCCACCGAGCACCTGGAGGCGCTCGGGCGGGACCTCGTGGCGCTGGAGCGCGAGGCCACCGCCAGCACCGTGGACTCGATGTTCCGGCACGCCCACTCGGTGAAGGGCATGGCGTCGTCCATGGGCTTCGAGCCCATCGCGATGCTGGCGCACCGGGTGGAGGACCTGGTGGACGCGGTGCGGCAGGACCGCAAGCTCCTGGACCGGGACCTGGTGGACCTGCTGCTCAACGCCGCGGACACGCTCACGGCCCAGGTGCGCGCCGTCGCGTCCAACCGTGAACCGGAGCAGGCCGAAGGGCTGCTCAAGCAGCTGGGCACCCGCGTGGAGGCGCTCACCGGGCATGCCCCCGCCACGACCCGCGTGGCCCAGGTCACCGTGCTCAAGTCCTCGACGCCCGGAGACGGCGGCGAGGGGGCGGGCGGCGGTGAGGGGCCTGACGGAGCCTCGGGTTCGGGGACGCCGGGCGGTTCCGCCGGGCCTGCCTCCGGCGCGGGCGGTCCGGGCAGCGCCTCGGGAGCCGGTGCATCGGGCGCGGGAACCCCGGGCAGTGCGGCGGGAGCCGGTGCGTCGGGCGCGGGAGCTCCGGGCAGCGCGTCGGGAGCCGGTGCATCGGGCGCGGGAACTCCGGGCAGCGGGGCAGGAGCCTCGGGAGCCGGTGCGTCGGGCGCGGGCGGGGCGGGAGCCTCGGGAGCCGGTGCGTCGGGCGCGGGCGGGGCGGGAGCCTCGGGAGCCGGTGCGTCGGGCGCGGGAGCTCCGGGCAGCGCGGCGGGCGCGGGAGCTCCGGGAGGTTCCGCGGCTTCGGCCTCGGGCGCCTCCGCGTCGGACGGGACCGGTGGCGCTTCGACTCCAGGAGCCACGGGGACGGGGGCTCCGGCGGGGGCTTCCGCCGCGATGGTGTCCTCCGCGCAGACGGTGATGCCGCCGGCCACCCTGATGCCGCCGCGCGACCTGAGCGGCCCGGAGGCCCTGTACGGCGCCCCCATCGCGCGGGCCCTGGCGGCGGTGCCGGAGGGAGACCCCGCCGCCTCCGTGGCGACGCTCGCCACGGGCCTCAAGGCCGTCGCCAGCGTCGCGGACGGCAAGCCCGGCACGCCCCGCTGGTCCGTGCGGCTGCGCATCTCCCCCACCTGCCAGGTGCCCGGCGTGCGCGCGTTCCTCGTGCACAAGCGGCTGTCCACCCTGGGCACGCTCGTGGACCTGCGGCCGCCCCTGGAGGAGCTCAAGGCGGGCCGCATCCCCGACGGCTACATCCAGGTGGACGTGGAGACCGGCGTGGGCGAGGCCGGCATCCAGACGGCCCTGCGCAACGTGGCCGAGGTGGAGGTCGTCTCCGTCGCCCCCTCCGTCCCGGAGCCGCCCCCGCTCCCCGTCGCCGCGCCCGCGTCGGACGCCGCGCGGGGCGCCACCGCGGACGCGGGCTCGCGCACGGTGCGCGTGCGCACGGAGCTGCTCGACTACTTCCTGGACACGGTGGGGGAGCTGATGCTCGCCACCGCGCGCCTGCGCGAAGTGGGCAAGGTGCTGCCGGAGAACACCCGCCCCGCGCTGGAGGAGGGCGTCTACCGGCTGCACACGCTGGTGAAGGACCTGCACGACAAGGTCATGAGCGCGCGCATGACGCCGCTGTCGCTCATCACCGACCGGCTGCCCCGCGCCGCGCGCGACCTCGCCCGCCGCAAGGAGCGCGAGGTGGAGCTGGTCATCACCGGCGCCGAAATCGAGCTGGACCGCGCCATCCTCGACGAGCTGGCGGATCCGCTGCTGCACCTCTTGCGCAACTGCATCGACCACGGCCTGGAGTCGCCGGAGGACCGGCTGGCCGCGAAGAAGTCCGCGCGCGGCCGGGTGACCGTCACGGTGCGCCGCGCCCGCGACCGCGTCATCATCGACATCGAGGACGACGGCCGGGGCATGGACCCCGCGAAGCTCAAGGCCGCGGCCCTCAAGCGCGGCCTCATCACCGAGGACGCCGCCCAGCGCATGGCGGACCGGGACGCGTTCCTGCTGTCGTGCCTGCCGGGCGTCTCCACCGCCAAGGACATCACCGACATCTCCGGCCGCGGCGTGGGCATGGACGCGGTGAAGCGCGTGGTGGAGAGCGTGGGCGGCACGCTCGAAATCGACAGCGAGCGCGGCCGGGGCACCGTCTTCACGCTGCGCCTGCCGCTCACCGTGGCCGTGGTGCACCTGCTCCTGGTGGAGGTGGGCGAGGAGGTGTTCGGCCTGCCCATCGCCAAGGTGGTGGGCGCCACGGAGGCGGACCCGCAGGCCCTGAGCAAGAGCCGGGAGACGGCGCTCCTGCCCCACGGCAACGGCCTGTTGCCGGTGCATGCCCTGGAGGTGCTGCTGGGCGTGCCCGCCGCGCCGAAGCCGGGCTTCCGGCCCTTCGTGGTGATGGAGGGTGACGCGGGCACCGGCAAGGTGGCGCTGGCGGTGGATCGCCTCCTGGGGCAGGAGGAAGTCGTACTCAAACCCTTGTCCCGCCCCCTGGACTTGCTGCCGGGATTGTCCGGCGTGACCATCCTGGGCAGCGGTCGTCCCGTGTTCATCCTGGACGTCCCGAGGTTACTGACCGCGTGA
- a CDS encoding chemotaxis protein CheC, whose protein sequence is MSPPLPSDAQLDALREVANIGCGHGANALARLVGGRVDLSVPEVRVTDAAHGPALFVDDAPAVAVRLGMTGELRGALVLTLPSGDAEALESALVRGHPASPEERESALAEAANILASACLSAIGRLTGWRLLPSVPHLQRGPVRPVLAGVLGDVEPGPGVVLAARFAATGPTNLGGQMLLVLERGSAQALLSRLGL, encoded by the coding sequence GTGAGCCCCCCCCTGCCCAGTGACGCGCAGCTCGACGCCCTGCGCGAGGTGGCCAACATCGGCTGCGGACATGGCGCCAACGCCCTGGCCCGGCTGGTGGGTGGCCGCGTGGACCTGTCCGTCCCGGAGGTGCGCGTCACGGACGCGGCCCACGGCCCGGCCCTCTTCGTGGACGACGCCCCGGCCGTCGCGGTGCGCCTGGGCATGACGGGCGAGCTGCGCGGCGCGCTGGTGCTCACGCTGCCGTCCGGGGACGCGGAGGCGCTGGAGTCCGCGCTCGTGCGAGGCCACCCCGCGTCCCCCGAGGAGCGCGAGAGCGCCCTGGCGGAGGCCGCGAACATCCTGGCCAGCGCGTGCCTGTCGGCCATCGGGCGGCTGACGGGCTGGCGGCTCTTGCCCTCCGTCCCCCACCTCCAGCGGGGGCCCGTGCGGCCGGTGCTGGCGGGCGTGCTGGGCGACGTGGAGCCCGGGCCGGGCGTGGTGCTGGCGGCGCGCTTCGCGGCCACGGGCCCCACGAACCTGGGCGGCCAGATGCTGCTGGTGCTGGAGCGCGGGAGCGCCCAGGCGCTGCTGTCCCGGCTGGGCCTGTAG
- the larB gene encoding nickel pincer cofactor biosynthesis protein LarB, whose amino-acid sequence MDEKALRALLGQVKTGKVSLDDAVGKLKDLPYAELGYATVDTHRNLRFGFPEVVLGEPKTVEQLLGIVGALVERKQTVLVTRLQPEKAEALVARFPKGQYHPVARIFHLPQRKVKAGRVAIVTGGTSDIPVAEEAALTAQAMGADVRRVYDVGVAGIHRLLRRRDEIQECHVAVAVAGMEGALASALGGLVGIPVVAVPTSVGYGANLGGISALLSMVNSCASNVATMNIDNGFGGGFYAALISRTKGRS is encoded by the coding sequence ATGGACGAGAAGGCGCTCAGGGCCCTGCTGGGCCAGGTGAAGACGGGCAAGGTCAGCCTGGACGACGCGGTGGGCAAGCTGAAGGACCTGCCGTACGCGGAGCTGGGCTACGCGACGGTGGACACGCACCGCAACCTCCGGTTCGGCTTCCCGGAAGTGGTGCTGGGCGAGCCCAAGACGGTGGAGCAGCTGCTGGGCATCGTCGGTGCGCTCGTGGAGCGCAAGCAGACGGTGCTGGTGACGCGCCTCCAGCCGGAGAAGGCGGAGGCCCTGGTGGCGCGCTTCCCCAAGGGCCAGTACCACCCGGTGGCGCGCATCTTCCACCTGCCCCAGCGCAAGGTGAAGGCGGGCCGCGTGGCCATCGTGACGGGCGGCACCAGCGACATCCCCGTGGCGGAGGAGGCCGCGCTCACCGCGCAGGCCATGGGCGCGGACGTGCGGCGCGTCTACGACGTGGGCGTGGCGGGCATCCACCGGCTCCTGCGCCGGCGCGACGAGATTCAGGAGTGCCACGTCGCCGTGGCGGTGGCGGGCATGGAGGGGGCGCTCGCGAGCGCGCTGGGCGGCCTCGTCGGCATCCCGGTGGTGGCGGTGCCCACGTCGGTGGGCTACGGCGCGAACCTCGGCGGCATCTCCGCGCTGCTCTCGATGGTGAACTCGTGCGCCTCCAACGTGGCCACGATGAACATCGACAACGGGTTTGGCGGCGGCTTCTACGCGGCGCTCATCTCCCGCACGAAGGGCCGGAGCTAG
- the larC gene encoding nickel pincer cofactor biosynthesis protein LarC, with product MRRILYLEPVGGIAGDMFLAAGIDLGVSPDALTQALSGLNVPGWKLAVSRAVRHAISGTHLDVVLDAKEAHPHRAYADIRQLIEAAPTLPERAKARALAVFRAIGEAEAKVHGVSIDAIHFHEVGAVDSIVDICGAAVVLELLGDPEVHAAPPPLGSGTIRVAHGQMPIPVPATLELLRDVPVRFEGVGELTTPTGAALLKVLTKIGHPPDFIVEKVGYGVGTKDFRDRPNVLRASLGRVERQATEGLWVVEANLDDATPQLLAHLVERLLEVGAKDAWVAPVVMKKGRPAHLLGALVEGGLREAVVDVLLSESTSLGVRYHRVERHALERDFVEVETPWGRVRVKRGLRDGRVLNAHPEFDDCVRLARAAGVPVKQVMAAAMAALTP from the coding sequence ATGCGACGCATCCTCTACCTGGAGCCCGTGGGCGGCATCGCCGGGGACATGTTCCTGGCGGCGGGCATCGACCTGGGCGTGTCACCGGACGCGCTGACGCAGGCCCTGTCCGGCCTCAACGTGCCGGGCTGGAAGCTGGCGGTGTCGCGCGCGGTGCGCCACGCCATCAGCGGCACGCACCTGGACGTGGTGCTGGACGCGAAGGAAGCGCACCCGCACCGCGCCTACGCGGACATCCGCCAGCTCATTGAAGCGGCGCCCACGCTGCCGGAGCGCGCGAAGGCGCGGGCCCTGGCGGTGTTCCGCGCCATCGGCGAGGCGGAGGCGAAGGTGCACGGCGTGTCCATCGACGCCATCCACTTCCACGAGGTGGGCGCGGTGGACTCCATCGTGGACATCTGCGGCGCCGCGGTGGTGCTGGAGCTGCTGGGCGACCCGGAGGTGCACGCCGCGCCGCCGCCGCTGGGCAGCGGCACCATCCGCGTGGCGCACGGCCAGATGCCCATCCCCGTGCCCGCGACGCTGGAGCTCTTGCGCGACGTGCCCGTGCGCTTCGAGGGCGTGGGCGAGCTGACGACGCCCACGGGCGCGGCGCTGCTCAAGGTGCTGACGAAGATTGGCCACCCTCCGGACTTCATCGTGGAGAAGGTGGGCTACGGCGTGGGGACGAAGGACTTCCGCGACCGGCCCAACGTGCTGCGCGCGTCGCTGGGTCGCGTGGAGAGGCAGGCCACGGAAGGGCTGTGGGTGGTGGAGGCGAACCTGGATGACGCCACGCCGCAGCTGCTGGCGCACCTGGTGGAGCGGCTGCTGGAGGTGGGCGCGAAGGACGCGTGGGTGGCCCCGGTGGTGATGAAGAAGGGCCGGCCGGCGCACCTCCTGGGCGCGCTGGTGGAGGGCGGCCTGCGAGAGGCCGTGGTGGACGTGCTCCTGAGTGAGTCCACGTCGCTGGGCGTGCGCTACCACCGGGTGGAGCGCCACGCGCTGGAGCGCGACTTCGTGGAGGTGGAGACGCCCTGGGGCAGGGTCCGCGTGAAGCGCGGCCTGCGCGACGGCCGGGTGCTCAACGCGCACCCGGAGTTCGACGACTGCGTCCGGCTGGCCCGCGCGGCCGGGGTGCCGGTGAAGCAGGTGATGGCCGCCGCGATGGCGGCCCTCACGCCCTGA
- a CDS encoding VOC family protein, protein MTKHAAGTVSWVDLAAWDLEKAQDFYGALFGWTFDPGTKENGYYTMARKNGQHVAAMMPRPKDAPFPPAWSTYFTVESVDRSVARLKELGGKVMMEPMDVMDAGRMAVCTDNTGAAFGFWQPNLFNGAGLVNEPGAMAWHEAKSRDGAKAVAFYKDLFGMTADKMPDERMQYWVVKKDGRETAGVMQLDDKTPAEVPAHWMTTFAVADADQAAATVTAKGGKVLMQPFDSPYGRIAIVADPGGAAFGVIALARPA, encoded by the coding sequence ATGACGAAGCACGCTGCGGGGACGGTGTCTTGGGTGGATCTGGCGGCCTGGGACCTGGAGAAGGCCCAGGACTTCTACGGGGCGCTGTTCGGCTGGACGTTCGACCCCGGCACCAAGGAGAACGGCTACTACACGATGGCCCGCAAGAACGGCCAGCACGTGGCGGCGATGATGCCGCGTCCCAAGGACGCGCCGTTTCCGCCGGCCTGGAGCACCTACTTCACCGTGGAGAGCGTGGACCGCTCCGTCGCCCGTCTGAAGGAGCTGGGCGGCAAGGTGATGATGGAGCCCATGGACGTCATGGACGCAGGGCGCATGGCCGTCTGTACGGACAACACCGGCGCGGCCTTCGGCTTCTGGCAGCCGAACCTGTTCAACGGCGCGGGCCTGGTGAACGAGCCCGGCGCCATGGCCTGGCACGAGGCCAAGTCGCGCGACGGCGCGAAGGCCGTGGCCTTCTACAAGGACCTCTTCGGCATGACCGCGGACAAGATGCCGGATGAGCGGATGCAGTACTGGGTCGTGAAGAAGGACGGCCGTGAGACGGCCGGCGTGATGCAACTGGACGACAAGACGCCCGCCGAGGTGCCGGCCCACTGGATGACCACCTTCGCCGTGGCCGACGCCGACCAGGCCGCGGCCACCGTCACCGCCAAGGGCGGCAAGGTGCTCATGCAGCCGTTCGACTCACCCTACGGCCGCATCGCCATCGTCGCCGACCCCGGCGGCGCGGCCTTCGGTGTCATCGCGCTGGCGCGGCCGGCGTAG
- a CDS encoding DUF6311 domain-containing protein — translation MSESVPSLSPPPPASSSHRALVVARALAVLGGVGWFLWLGGGQVLPPTRIDWMMREDWAAHIFGWLFFRNADWTLPLGAAPNHFYPYGSSVALTDGNPWLAVLFKPLSPLLPVDFQYTGPWLALCYALMGYFGARLVETVSPRPVPMVLGGTLLALSPVMAARFSHPTLCAHWLLLALLWLNLRDVPDARTATRSLGLAALFNAIAAGTHPYWVAMLMPLTLTLGVRLGWSRKPGPGRVAAACAGIAALDVVLFALFGYFGGSGLGAEGFGEFSADLATLVNPMGWSRVLPDLPAGPRQGEGFGYLGAGALLLIVLAGVSLLARWREARALDWRRVLPAAVVVLLMAVYALSSRVTWLGQPVADLGSLYAPLAKMTNAFRASGRFVWPLHYLLVVGAVLCVVRLWRGVPAVAVAALTVALALQAYDVREQKSALFKPVRFQRLRSADWDALKGSYQHLALFPPHVQWVCRYDEPLVNALAYQAYRLKLTFNSGYASRTPEALTAECHAPLPPGGLDASTAYVVLPEHLRPFLDAGAKCGAVEGLPVCVAPGNTDAFAQGLARQPIR, via the coding sequence TTGAGCGAGTCCGTCCCCTCCCTGAGTCCCCCGCCCCCTGCGTCCTCCTCCCACCGGGCCCTCGTCGTGGCGCGAGCGCTGGCGGTGCTCGGCGGGGTGGGCTGGTTCCTGTGGCTGGGCGGCGGGCAGGTGCTGCCGCCCACGCGCATCGACTGGATGATGCGCGAGGACTGGGCCGCGCACATCTTCGGCTGGCTCTTCTTCCGCAACGCGGACTGGACGCTGCCCCTGGGCGCGGCGCCCAACCACTTCTACCCGTACGGCTCGTCGGTGGCGCTCACGGACGGCAACCCGTGGCTGGCGGTGCTGTTCAAGCCCCTCTCGCCGCTGTTGCCCGTGGACTTCCAGTACACCGGGCCGTGGCTGGCGCTGTGCTACGCGCTGATGGGCTACTTCGGCGCGCGGTTGGTGGAGACGGTGTCCCCGCGTCCGGTGCCCATGGTGCTGGGCGGCACGCTGCTGGCGCTGTCCCCGGTGATGGCGGCGCGCTTCAGCCACCCCACGCTGTGCGCGCACTGGCTGCTGCTGGCCCTGCTGTGGCTCAACCTGCGCGACGTCCCGGACGCGCGCACCGCGACGCGGAGCCTGGGCCTCGCCGCCCTCTTCAACGCCATCGCGGCGGGCACCCATCCGTACTGGGTGGCCATGCTGATGCCGCTGACGCTGACGCTCGGGGTGCGGCTCGGCTGGAGCCGGAAACCCGGCCCCGGACGCGTCGCGGCGGCGTGCGCGGGCATCGCGGCGCTGGACGTCGTGCTGTTCGCCCTCTTCGGCTACTTCGGCGGCAGCGGGCTGGGCGCGGAGGGCTTCGGGGAGTTCTCCGCGGACCTGGCCACGCTGGTGAACCCGATGGGGTGGTCGCGCGTGTTGCCGGACCTGCCCGCCGGGCCCCGACAGGGCGAGGGCTTCGGCTACCTGGGCGCGGGAGCGCTGCTGCTCATCGTGCTGGCCGGGGTGAGCCTGCTAGCGCGCTGGCGTGAAGCGCGCGCGCTGGACTGGCGCCGGGTGCTGCCCGCGGCCGTCGTGGTCCTGCTCATGGCCGTGTACGCGCTGTCCTCCCGCGTGACGTGGCTGGGCCAGCCGGTGGCGGACCTGGGCAGTCTGTACGCGCCGCTGGCGAAGATGACGAACGCGTTCCGTGCGTCCGGCCGCTTCGTCTGGCCGCTGCACTACCTGCTCGTCGTGGGCGCGGTGCTGTGCGTGGTGCGCCTGTGGCGCGGCGTGCCCGCAGTCGCCGTGGCCGCGCTGACGGTGGCGCTGGCACTTCAGGCGTACGACGTGCGCGAACAGAAGAGCGCCCTCTTCAAGCCCGTGCGCTTCCAGCGGCTGAGGTCAGCGGACTGGGACGCATTGAAGGGCTCCTATCAGCACCTGGCCCTCTTCCCACCGCATGTGCAGTGGGTGTGCCGCTACGACGAGCCGCTGGTGAACGCGCTGGCGTATCAGGCGTACCGGCTGAAGCTCACGTTCAACAGCGGCTACGCGTCGCGCACGCCGGAGGCGCTCACGGCGGAGTGCCACGCGCCGCTGCCTCCGGGCGGCCTGGACGCGAGCACCGCGTACGTGGTGCTGCCGGAGCACCTGCGGCCCTTCCTGGACGCGGGCGCGAAGTGCGGCGCGGTGGAGGGCCTGCCGGTGTGCGTGGCCCCCGGCAACACGGATGCGTTCGCGCAGGGGCTCGCGCGTCAGCCCATTCGTTGA
- a CDS encoding caspase family protein → MKKLEVLLGAALLVAAPEAFADTVRRALVIAHNGSDDPALAPLRYADDDGVLWAETLKRLGVETTLLVDPDEPTRKGGSLVLKDARAPTRAAVEQAVKHLQAAALADHAAGRQTDVLIVYVGHGNTDDAGRAYFTLADARLDRTSLYAEVVDPLGADYVHVIADACRASGVVGSRGGTPDAAVLAELRGVLAREQLASRPHVGALFAESEDGETHEWSRIRAGVFSHVARSGLLGGADINGDGQVEYSELAAFVAASLHGVKGMPARLSVNAFAPTAEPRRPLVGPAPEGPSVTFPAGFEYARLSVEDADGQRLVDVRRSQQQWTQILLPLRDVYWVRAPNAEARVTLAQLSSGTPELRPRELQERGPAEEALRQGLFAVPLDRSFYDEYVAAVGLVPVDFSHPFQPPVVGGAHAPLAVAAPSDWTSKLELGLGAGRSPLGLAKFATGPSLSWRTPSSSLHLLYYGVRGAYGVTPLAARDGIRLHRFTVEGLLGLQAPASTPLFAEVGLGWGLLGLTAPGFRQADPALLTGHVAAGVMGRLGGMPLRLSAQVGMDRVTANGQTGMDPQYGLEISLRR, encoded by the coding sequence ATGAAGAAGCTGGAAGTGCTCCTGGGAGCGGCCCTGCTGGTGGCGGCTCCGGAGGCATTCGCGGACACCGTCCGGCGCGCGCTCGTCATCGCCCACAACGGCAGTGACGACCCGGCGCTCGCGCCGCTGCGCTACGCGGACGACGACGGCGTGCTGTGGGCGGAGACGCTCAAGCGGCTGGGCGTGGAGACCACGCTGCTGGTGGATCCGGACGAGCCCACGCGCAAGGGCGGCAGTCTGGTGCTGAAGGACGCGCGGGCCCCCACGCGCGCCGCGGTGGAGCAGGCGGTGAAGCACCTGCAGGCGGCGGCGCTCGCGGACCACGCGGCGGGCCGCCAGACGGACGTGCTCATCGTCTACGTGGGCCACGGCAACACGGACGACGCGGGGCGCGCCTACTTCACGCTCGCCGACGCGCGCCTGGACCGGACCAGCCTCTACGCGGAGGTCGTGGATCCGCTGGGCGCGGACTACGTGCACGTCATCGCGGATGCGTGCCGCGCCTCCGGCGTGGTGGGCAGCCGCGGGGGCACGCCCGACGCGGCGGTGCTGGCGGAGCTGCGCGGGGTGCTGGCGCGCGAGCAACTGGCGTCGCGCCCGCACGTGGGCGCCCTCTTCGCGGAGAGCGAGGACGGGGAGACGCACGAGTGGTCCCGCATCCGCGCGGGCGTCTTCAGCCACGTGGCGCGCTCCGGCCTGCTGGGCGGCGCGGACATCAACGGCGACGGGCAGGTGGAGTACAGCGAGCTGGCCGCGTTCGTGGCCGCGTCGCTGCACGGCGTGAAGGGCATGCCCGCGCGCCTGTCCGTCAACGCCTTCGCGCCCACGGCCGAGCCCCGCCGCCCGCTGGTGGGCCCCGCGCCGGAGGGCCCCTCCGTCACCTTCCCCGCGGGCTTCGAGTACGCGCGCCTCTCCGTGGAGGACGCGGACGGCCAGCGGCTGGTGGACGTGCGGCGCTCGCAGCAGCAGTGGACGCAGATCCTCCTGCCGCTGCGCGACGTGTACTGGGTGCGCGCGCCGAACGCGGAGGCGCGCGTCACGCTGGCGCAGCTGTCCTCGGGTACGCCGGAGCTGCGCCCGCGTGAATTGCAGGAGCGCGGTCCCGCGGAGGAGGCGCTGCGCCAGGGCCTGTTCGCCGTGCCGCTGGACCGGTCCTTCTACGACGAGTACGTCGCCGCCGTGGGGCTGGTGCCGGTGGACTTCAGCCACCCCTTCCAGCCGCCCGTCGTCGGTGGGGCGCACGCCCCGCTGGCCGTGGCGGCGCCGTCCGACTGGACGTCGAAGCTGGAGCTGGGCCTGGGCGCGGGGCGCTCGCCGCTGGGGCTGGCGAAGTTCGCCACCGGGCCCAGCCTGTCGTGGCGCACGCCGTCGTCCTCGCTGCACCTGCTCTACTACGGCGTGCGCGGGGCGTACGGCGTGACGCCGCTCGCGGCCCGGGACGGCATCCGACTGCACCGCTTCACGGTGGAGGGCCTGCTGGGATTGCAGGCCCCGGCGAGCACGCCGCTGTTCGCGGAGGTGGGGCTGGGCTGGGGGCTCCTGGGCCTCACGGCGCCGGGCTTCCGTCAGGCGGACCCCGCGCTGCTCACCGGCCACGTGGCCGCGGGCGTGATGGGGCGGCTGGGGGGCATGCCCCTGCGGCTGTCCGCCCAGGTGGGCATGGACCGCGTCACCGCCAACGGCCAGACCGGGATGGATCCGCAGTACGGCCTGGAAATCTCCCTGCGACGCTAG
- a CDS encoding RNA polymerase sigma factor — MEAFRRGDTAVLTQVYRTYSPEVLRYLSRRFSVHSETGTRSLALTPLDLDAAHQETFVRAFRPHMRQAYDGVRPYLGFLLTVARSTAIDLMRASGRVAREAIPLDDAPELAHAPTEGQSPEEEALGAEVRSIVRRFLEALPAEGRALAQLRFMDGLSQESAADQLKLTRGEVRVRERRLRLQFTEHLKDSGWLDSDVAPGRLQLGALLATLALLCAIPFGSLP; from the coding sequence TTGGAGGCCTTCCGCCGGGGTGACACCGCCGTGCTCACCCAGGTCTACCGCACCTATTCGCCGGAAGTGCTCCGCTACCTGTCGCGGCGCTTCTCCGTGCACTCGGAGACCGGGACGCGCTCCCTCGCGCTCACGCCCCTGGACCTGGACGCCGCCCACCAGGAGACGTTCGTGCGGGCCTTCCGCCCCCACATGCGCCAGGCCTACGACGGCGTGCGCCCCTACCTGGGCTTCCTGCTCACCGTCGCCCGCTCCACCGCCATTGACCTGATGCGCGCCTCCGGCCGCGTGGCCCGCGAGGCCATCCCGCTGGATGACGCGCCGGAGCTCGCCCACGCCCCCACGGAGGGCCAGAGCCCCGAGGAGGAGGCCCTGGGCGCCGAGGTCCGCTCCATCGTGCGCCGCTTCCTGGAGGCCCTGCCCGCCGAAGGGCGCGCCCTGGCGCAGCTGCGGTTCATGGACGGCCTGTCCCAGGAGTCCGCCGCCGACCAGCTGAAGCTCACCCGCGGCGAGGTGCGGGTGCGCGAGCGCCGCCTGCGGTTGCAGTTCACCGAACACCTGAAGGACTCGGGCTGGTTGGACAGTGACGTCGCACCGGGGCGCCTGCAGCTGGGCGCCCTGCTGGCCACCCTGGCCCTGCTGTGCGCCATCCCATTCGGGAGCCTCCCATGA
- a CDS encoding PDDEXK nuclease domain-containing protein — MDPSPHHPERGEARPDARIDRDMKKPHERPSIGVLLCASKDDEVVEFALARTTSPTLVAEYLGLATCNDSPGSGNPATTSVGSPIMGTRRYSMLAATLVRHVYGNASTTV; from the coding sequence ATGGACCCATCACCTCATCATCCTGAGCGAGGCGAAGCCCGTCCAGACGCGCGAATCGACCGCGACATGAAGAAGCCGCACGAGCGGCCCTCGATCGGCGTGCTGCTCTGCGCGTCGAAGGACGACGAGGTCGTCGAGTTCGCGCTCGCGCGCACGACGTCGCCCACGCTCGTCGCCGAGTACCTGGGCCTCGCGACTTGCAACGACAGCCCTGGAAGTGGCAACCCGGCTACGACGTCGGTTGGGTCCCCAATAATGGGCACGCGGCGATACAGCATGCTCGCCGCGACCCTGGTACGTCACGTCTACGGGAACGCGTCCACCACGGTGTAG